A region of the Pricia mediterranea genome:
CATCGGGACTATGTCCGCTTCGGGACGCCAGGTTCCGGTAAAACTCTGCATCCCACTGGTTGGTGGACAAGTGGAAACGCGTCCGTATGTATTCCAGAAAATTAAGGATCTGTTGCTCCACGATGGGTTTGGCCTCCCCCTTTTCATAATACATATCGGCGATGGTACGGGTGAAGGCCAAGGTCTGGTTTTTAAGGGGTTGCACTACGGGAATCGCCCGTTGCTTTCTTTTTCCTTCAAAAATAACGTAGATTACCGCACCGATCAACACCAGATAATAGGCCCATTTCAGTTCTTTGGTATTGAGAAAGAGGTACATCGGCGAGGTATGCACGGGTTTCCCCGATTTATAAAAGTTGTCGATGTAGATATTCCGTGATCCATCCAGATAAGATAAAAGTCCCGCCGTATACTCCCGATTGTCTTCCTTTAGAATAAAAAAATTGGTAAAAGTCTTGGGAAAGGTACTCAAAAGGATTTCGCCGCGTCCGAATGGCTGTTTGACGACATTAAAAAGACGGGCTTCCATATCGCTATTTTCCAAGATGGGCGCTACACTTCCGATGACCACCGTTTTCGCGGTATCGATTGTTTTGAAGTAGGTGACATGATCGTCCCTTTGAAAGACGGCACCGTCTTGGAAATCCATTTTCGGATGGACCAACCGATGTCGGAACCGGCGTTTTGCGTCAAGATCGGGATACAGGTTTCCGGTCTCCAGGCCGAGGGTATCCAGCAAGGCCCCTTCGAAACTATTGGAAGCCATAAAAAGCGTATTTCCCTTGGATACCCAGTCCAGCATCGTTTTCAGTTCGGCTTCCCCGAATTCGACCTGCCCATTCACAAAAAAATAGGTGCCCTGCGGATGAGTAGCTTCGGTCAGGAACGCAAACGGAGGTGCATCGACCTGCTGCAATTTCTCGAACAACTGTTGCATGATATCGTTGAGCACGTAGGTGCCATAGGGAATCTTGTGGGTCGAAACGTACGATGGATACCAATTGACCACCTTGGGCCGGTTG
Encoded here:
- a CDS encoding DUF4350 domain-containing protein, with translation MVKKGAVYIVIAALTLGLLLLLEYNRPKVVNWYPSYVSTHKIPYGTYVLNDIMQQLFEKLQQVDAPPFAFLTEATHPQGTYFFVNGQVEFGEAELKTMLDWVSKGNTLFMASNSFEGALLDTLGLETGNLYPDLDAKRRFRHRLVHPKMDFQDGAVFQRDDHVTYFKTIDTAKTVVIGSVAPILENSDMEARLFNVVKQPFGRGEILLSTFPKTFTNFFILKEDNREYTAGLLSYLDGSRNIYIDNFYKSGKPVHTSPMYLFLNTKELKWAYYLVLIGAVIYVIFEGKRKQRAIPVVQPLKNQTLAFTRTIADMYYEKGEAKPIVEQQILNFLEYIRTRFHLSTNQWDAEFYRNLASRSGHSPDEIERLFAFLRQLKDQEVISDNELRELNTSLEKFKKRAKTA